One segment of Panicum virgatum strain AP13 chromosome 3K, P.virgatum_v5, whole genome shotgun sequence DNA contains the following:
- the LOC120700608 gene encoding cytochrome P450 709B2-like, with the protein MGGGGTTGLVGAALAVVLLPWLWVVLAHLVWPPRAVPRAFARQGVNGLPYRLLVGNNMEVKVMCAAAGGEALDRGSHDIVPRVLPHYRAWAARHGRVFLSWAGPTPTLCVGSYNMARRVLADRVGLFVKPDPGPTIMALLGMSPGIIHG; encoded by the coding sequence atgggcggcggcggaacgacgGGGCTGGTCGGCGCTGCGCTCGCCGTGGTGCTGCTCCCGTGGCTGTGGGTGGTGCTGGCGCACCTGGTGTGGCCCCCTCGCGCCGTGCCGCGGGCGTTCGCGCGGCAGGGTGTCAACGGGCTGCCGTACCGCCTCCTCGTCGGCAACAACATGGAGGTGAAGGTGatgtgcgcggcggccggcggcgaggcgctggACCGGGGGTCCCACGACATCGTCCCCCGCGTGCTGCCGCACTACCGCGCGTGGGCGGCGCGCCACGGCCGGGTGTTCCTGTCGTGGGCCGGCCCGACGCCGACGCTGTGCGTGGGCAGCTACAACATGGCGAGGCGGGTGCTTGCGGACAGGGTGGGGTTGTTCGTGAAGCCGGACCCGGGCCCCACCATCATGGCGCTGCTGGGCATGAGCCCGGGTATCATACATGGGTAG